A genome region from Halorussus pelagicus includes the following:
- the tmcA gene encoding tRNA(Met) cytidine acetyltransferase TmcA, with product MDVAGVATALRDEARRANQRRLLVLTGDRDACYAAADAALDAAEIDRKATALVGTGSLDCERVAPKRADRLLGTTRDCVVFDAHADFRPNALGRVVGAVDGGGLFVLLAPPLDEWPECRTDFDGTLAVPPDDLADVTGNFRRRFAETLRAHPGVAIFDADAGTVERDGLTHPAPRLSTADDDSPELPEKRRFPDAAYDACLTGDQMEVVRELEALRDADSDEGGESDDSETTAVVVEADRGRGKSSAAGIAAGSLAAEGADVLVTAPEYRSCREVFVRAQALLQTLGVAVVTDRDSPREIRVEGDSGGCVRFADPTAAADLLGDGETGESGALADKPASAPDAVFVDEAAALSVRLLERFLAAPKVAFTTTIHGYEGAGRGFSVRFRDRLDESDHEVVETGLDEPIRYAAGDPVEVWAFRALLLDARPPVDEVVADTDPQSVAYRAVSPADLLADETLLREVFGLLVLAHYRTEPDDLARLLDAPNLSVRALVREDDATGRNHVVAVALLAREGGLPADVREHMYEGGRVRGNMLPDVLTSQLRDERAGIPVGKRVMRIATHHAVRSRGLGSRLLGEIRAEFEDELDWLGVGYGATPELLRFWRANGYRTVQLSTTRNDTSGEHSALMLDPLSDAGEELHDRHARWFASRVASMLADPLRDADPDMIRALLRSVDAPVELDLSAWDWRAVAASAYGPGQYDAAPRPFRRVALRYFVDSGEGTDSDALSARAERILVRKVLQGHPWPEVADELGFHSAGQCMRALGDAYEPLVDRYGGDAAAEEKRRYTD from the coding sequence ATGGACGTAGCCGGGGTCGCCACTGCCCTGCGAGACGAGGCCCGCCGCGCGAACCAACGCCGTCTGCTCGTCCTCACCGGCGACCGCGACGCCTGTTACGCGGCCGCCGACGCCGCGCTCGACGCGGCCGAAATCGACCGGAAAGCGACCGCGCTGGTCGGCACCGGGAGTCTCGACTGCGAGCGCGTCGCCCCGAAGCGCGCCGACCGACTGCTCGGGACCACCCGCGACTGCGTGGTCTTCGACGCCCACGCCGACTTCCGGCCGAACGCGCTCGGCCGGGTCGTCGGCGCGGTGGACGGGGGCGGCCTGTTCGTCCTGCTCGCGCCGCCCTTAGACGAGTGGCCCGAGTGCCGGACGGACTTCGATGGGACGCTGGCGGTGCCGCCCGACGACCTCGCGGACGTGACGGGGAACTTCCGGCGGCGCTTCGCCGAGACGCTGCGCGCCCATCCCGGCGTCGCAATCTTCGACGCGGACGCCGGGACCGTCGAGCGCGACGGTCTGACTCACCCCGCGCCGCGACTCTCGACTGCCGACGACGACTCGCCGGAACTCCCAGAAAAACGCCGGTTCCCTGACGCGGCGTACGACGCTTGTCTCACGGGCGACCAGATGGAAGTCGTCCGGGAGCTAGAGGCGTTGCGCGACGCTGACAGCGACGAAGGAGGCGAGAGCGACGACTCCGAAACAACTGCGGTCGTCGTGGAGGCCGACCGCGGCCGGGGCAAGTCCAGCGCCGCGGGCATCGCGGCCGGAAGCCTCGCCGCCGAGGGCGCGGACGTGCTGGTCACGGCCCCGGAGTACCGGAGTTGCCGCGAGGTGTTCGTCCGGGCGCAGGCCCTGCTACAGACGCTCGGCGTCGCGGTCGTGACCGACCGCGATTCGCCGCGCGAGATTCGGGTCGAAGGCGACTCGGGCGGTTGCGTCCGATTCGCCGACCCCACCGCTGCCGCCGACCTGCTCGGCGACGGGGAGACCGGTGAGTCCGGCGCGCTCGCGGACAAGCCCGCGAGCGCGCCGGACGCCGTCTTCGTGGACGAGGCCGCGGCGCTCTCGGTCCGACTGCTCGAACGGTTCTTGGCGGCCCCGAAGGTCGCGTTCACGACGACGATTCACGGCTATGAGGGCGCGGGCCGGGGCTTCTCTGTCCGGTTCCGCGACCGACTTGACGAGAGCGACCACGAAGTCGTCGAGACCGGTCTTGACGAACCGATTCGCTATGCCGCGGGCGACCCCGTGGAGGTCTGGGCGTTTCGCGCGCTCCTGCTCGACGCCCGGCCGCCGGTGGACGAGGTGGTCGCCGACACAGACCCCCAGTCGGTCGCGTATCGCGCCGTCTCGCCCGCGGACCTGCTCGCTGACGAGACCCTGCTCCGGGAGGTTTTCGGCCTGCTCGTGTTGGCTCACTACCGGACTGAACCCGACGACCTCGCGCGCCTGCTCGACGCGCCGAACCTGTCGGTCCGGGCACTCGTCCGTGAGGACGACGCGACCGGCCGGAATCACGTCGTCGCGGTCGCACTGCTCGCCCGCGAGGGCGGTCTCCCCGCGGACGTGCGCGAACACATGTACGAGGGCGGCCGGGTACGGGGCAACATGCTCCCCGACGTGCTGACCTCCCAACTCCGCGACGAGCGGGCCGGAATCCCGGTCGGGAAGCGCGTGATGCGAATCGCAACCCACCACGCCGTGCGCTCGCGGGGTCTCGGCTCCCGACTGCTCGGGGAGATTCGCGCGGAGTTCGAAGACGAGTTGGACTGGCTCGGCGTCGGCTACGGCGCGACCCCCGAACTCCTGCGGTTCTGGCGCGCGAACGGCTACCGGACGGTCCAGCTTTCGACCACCAGAAACGACACCAGCGGGGAGCATTCGGCGCTGATGCTCGACCCCCTGAGCGACGCGGGCGAGGAGCTTCACGACCGTCACGCGCGCTGGTTCGCCTCCCGAGTTGCCTCGATGCTGGCCGACCCGCTTCGGGACGCCGACCCCGACATGATTCGGGCGCTCCTGCGGTCGGTCGATGCCCCGGTCGAACTCGACCTCTCGGCGTGGGACTGGCGGGCAGTCGCCGCGAGCGCCTACGGTCCCGGCCAGTACGACGCCGCGCCCCGTCCCTTCCGGCGGGTGGCGCTCCGGTACTTCGTGGACTCGGGGGAGGGAACCGACTCGGACGCGCTCTCTGCGCGCGCCGAGCGCATCCTCGTCCGGAAGGTCCTCCAAGGCCACCCGTGGCCGGAAGTCGCCGACGAACTCGGCTTCCACTCGGCGGGCCAGTGCATGCGCGCGCTCGGCGACGCCTACGAACCGCTGGTGGACCGCTACGGGGGCGACGCCGCGGCCGAGGAGAAGCGACGGTACACCGATTAG
- a CDS encoding glutamate--tRNA ligase produces the protein MNDELRERIETEAEKHALVNAVKHESEADVGAVMGPLMGENPDFRQHGDEIPGVIAPVVSRVNESSVEERRERLGELAPDWLEEIESEDEEDDQILPDLPNTEEYDEIRMRCAPNPNGPWHMGHARMPAVIGTYAEEYDGEFIVRFDDTDPETKRPLLWAYDEILDEIGYLGFEPAEVYRASDRLETYYDHARDLIEKGGAYTCSCSGEEFSEMKNSAEACPHRDKDPETTMDEFEAMVDGEYDSGEMVLRVKTDIEHKNPALRDWVGFRIIDTPHPREEAENYRCWPMLDFQSGVDDHLTGVTHIIRGIDLQDSAKRQQFVYDYFDWEYPEVIHWGHVQVDEYDVKMSTSTIRELIETGELDGWDDPRAPTIPSVRRRGIRGEAIVDAMVELGTSTSNVDLAMSTVYSNNRQRIDDDADRYFFVREDHADFTLTGDHPETAHPPVHPEHDERGTRDIDAGNRVRIEEADVPDDGERVWLKGFGCFRREDDAFEYVGDDISAVREEGVDVIHWVPADSATLTQMRKKEGDVVGYAEPGFRETEPDEMVQFERVGFARVDRQEADDETVVYFAHE, from the coding sequence ATGAACGACGAACTCCGCGAGCGAATCGAGACGGAGGCAGAGAAGCACGCGCTCGTCAACGCGGTCAAACACGAGAGCGAGGCCGACGTTGGTGCCGTGATGGGACCGCTGATGGGCGAGAATCCCGACTTTCGACAGCACGGCGACGAGATTCCGGGCGTTATCGCACCCGTGGTCTCGCGGGTCAACGAGTCGAGCGTCGAGGAGCGCCGCGAGCGACTCGGCGAACTCGCGCCCGACTGGTTGGAGGAGATAGAGAGCGAGGACGAAGAGGACGACCAGATTCTCCCGGACCTACCGAACACCGAGGAGTACGACGAGATTCGGATGCGGTGTGCGCCCAACCCCAACGGCCCGTGGCACATGGGTCACGCTCGGATGCCCGCGGTCATCGGCACCTACGCCGAAGAGTACGACGGCGAGTTCATCGTCCGGTTCGACGACACTGACCCCGAGACCAAGCGTCCGCTACTGTGGGCCTACGACGAGATTCTGGACGAAATCGGCTATCTCGGCTTCGAACCAGCGGAAGTCTACCGAGCGAGCGACCGTCTGGAGACGTACTACGACCACGCCCGCGACCTCATCGAGAAGGGCGGAGCCTACACCTGTTCGTGTTCCGGCGAGGAGTTCTCCGAGATGAAAAACTCCGCGGAAGCCTGTCCGCACCGCGACAAGGACCCCGAGACGACGATGGACGAGTTCGAGGCGATGGTGGACGGCGAGTACGACTCGGGCGAGATGGTCCTCCGCGTCAAAACCGACATCGAACACAAGAACCCGGCCCTGCGTGACTGGGTGGGCTTCCGCATCATCGACACGCCACACCCCCGCGAGGAGGCCGAAAACTACCGGTGCTGGCCGATGCTTGACTTCCAGTCGGGCGTGGACGACCACCTCACGGGCGTCACGCACATCATCCGAGGCATCGACCTGCAGGACTCGGCGAAGCGCCAGCAGTTCGTCTACGACTACTTCGACTGGGAGTACCCCGAGGTCATCCACTGGGGCCACGTCCAAGTGGACGAGTACGACGTGAAGATGTCCACCTCCACGATTCGGGAACTCATCGAGACGGGCGAACTTGACGGCTGGGACGACCCGCGCGCGCCGACGATTCCGAGCGTCCGCAGGCGGGGCATCCGCGGCGAGGCCATCGTGGACGCGATGGTCGAACTCGGCACCTCGACCAGCAACGTCGATCTGGCGATGAGTACGGTCTACTCGAACAACCGCCAGCGCATCGACGACGACGCCGACCGCTACTTCTTCGTCCGCGAGGACCACGCCGACTTCACGCTCACCGGCGACCACCCCGAGACCGCTCACCCGCCGGTCCACCCCGAACACGACGAGCGAGGCACCCGCGACATCGACGCCGGAAACCGCGTCCGAATCGAGGAGGCGGACGTGCCCGACGACGGCGAGCGCGTCTGGCTCAAGGGATTCGGCTGTTTCCGGCGCGAGGACGACGCCTTCGAGTACGTCGGCGACGACATTTCGGCGGTCCGCGAGGAGGGCGTGGACGTGATTCACTGGGTGCCCGCCGACTCCGCGACGCTGACCCAGATGCGAAAGAAGGAGGGCGACGTGGTCGGCTACGCCGAACCCGGTTTCCGGGAGACCGAACCCGACGAGATGGTGCAGTTCGAGCGCGTCGGCTTCGCCCGCGTGGACCGACAGGAGGCCGACGACGAGACGGTCGTCTACTTCGCGCACGAGTAG
- a CDS encoding bacterio-opsin activator domain-containing protein — protein MTSEKTTLATTDRTARTSVRTVRVLYVDADEPPPAALSEAESVTLSTAETAAAARDSLAADGTFDCVVSEYDLPGGDGLELLEAVRDDYPNLPFVLYTGSGSEAVASDAFATGATDYLPKDADGDTLRERIDRAVAAASVETESGVSGDRLRELTNAFPDVAFVLDENGRYLEVLSGPSSKDLRTFQQEQLVGKRLHDAFPAEQADRYLDLVHRTLETGGVETVEYKAETETGERWYEGRTAPLGDTIEGREAVVWVARDVTERRENERRLAESRDELTRLNRINGLINDILQSLVGSATREEIERVVCEELADSEFYQFAWVGGPWVKDEQMPPSTVAGIERQQIERLVEATSSRPDSENALSRVVGDDESVVISEVGDADLLSERERKLMAELDMSTAVLVPLTYGTTNYGVLGISGACPGTFGDRELPALETLGEIVAFAINAVKNRNLLLSDAAVELEFRVENPERGFGRISAELDCEFSLRGLVGLSGDQLLEYVAVEGASVDALTDQLDDSSTVEEYRLVTEDDDQCLFEIDSAQSGVGQLVETGTVVKSATAESGVVRCLAEAPNDVSVRSVVEEFQTTYSGAELVSKQEVNRPVHTTQEFRQTLAEKLTEKQRTALQAAYFAGYYEYPRESTGEEVAESLGISSPTLHQHLQAAQRKLVGTFLDLQTSGE, from the coding sequence GTGACCTCCGAGAAGACTACGCTGGCGACGACCGACCGAACCGCTCGGACCTCGGTGCGGACAGTCCGAGTCCTCTACGTGGACGCCGACGAACCGCCGCCAGCGGCGCTGTCCGAGGCCGAGTCGGTCACTCTCTCGACTGCGGAGACGGCCGCGGCCGCCCGCGACAGTCTCGCGGCCGACGGCACGTTCGACTGCGTCGTCAGCGAGTACGACCTTCCCGGCGGCGACGGGTTAGAGTTGCTGGAAGCGGTCCGCGACGACTACCCGAATCTCCCGTTCGTCCTCTACACCGGGTCGGGGAGTGAAGCGGTCGCCAGCGATGCATTCGCCACGGGCGCGACCGACTACCTCCCGAAGGACGCAGACGGCGATACCCTCCGCGAGCGCATCGACCGTGCTGTTGCCGCCGCCAGCGTCGAGACCGAGTCGGGCGTCAGCGGCGACCGACTCCGAGAACTGACGAACGCATTTCCCGACGTAGCCTTCGTGTTAGATGAGAACGGCCGGTATCTGGAGGTGCTGTCGGGACCGAGTAGCAAGGACCTGCGGACGTTCCAACAGGAGCAGTTGGTCGGCAAGCGACTCCACGACGCCTTCCCGGCCGAGCAGGCCGACAGGTACCTCGACCTCGTCCACCGGACGCTCGAAACCGGCGGCGTCGAGACCGTCGAGTACAAGGCCGAGACGGAGACGGGCGAACGCTGGTACGAGGGCCGGACCGCGCCGCTGGGTGACACCATCGAGGGCCGAGAGGCGGTCGTCTGGGTCGCCCGCGACGTGACCGAGCGCCGGGAAAACGAGCGTCGCCTCGCCGAGAGCCGCGACGAACTCACCCGACTCAACCGCATCAACGGGCTAATCAACGATATCCTCCAGTCGTTAGTCGGGTCTGCGACCCGCGAAGAGATAGAGCGCGTCGTCTGCGAGGAACTGGCCGATTCGGAGTTCTACCAGTTCGCGTGGGTCGGCGGGCCGTGGGTCAAAGACGAACAGATGCCTCCGAGTACGGTCGCAGGCATCGAGCGCCAACAAATCGAGCGACTGGTGGAGGCGACCAGCTCCCGGCCCGACTCCGAGAATGCGCTCTCGCGGGTCGTCGGCGACGACGAGTCGGTCGTCATCTCCGAAGTCGGCGACGCCGACCTCCTCTCGGAGCGCGAGCGCAAACTCATGGCCGAGTTGGACATGTCCACGGCCGTCCTCGTGCCCCTGACCTACGGGACGACAAACTACGGCGTCCTCGGCATCAGCGGGGCCTGCCCGGGGACGTTCGGCGACCGGGAACTCCCCGCTCTCGAAACGCTCGGGGAAATCGTCGCCTTCGCTATCAACGCGGTCAAGAATCGTAATCTGCTCCTGTCGGACGCCGCGGTCGAGTTGGAGTTCCGCGTCGAAAACCCCGAGCGGGGATTCGGACGCATCTCGGCCGAACTCGACTGCGAGTTCTCGTTGCGCGGTCTGGTCGGTCTCTCGGGCGACCAGTTGCTCGAATACGTCGCGGTTGAGGGGGCCTCCGTCGATGCACTCACCGACCAACTCGACGACTCCTCGACTGTCGAGGAGTACCGACTCGTGACCGAGGACGACGACCAGTGTCTGTTCGAAATCGACTCCGCCCAATCCGGGGTCGGCCAACTGGTGGAGACCGGGACCGTGGTCAAGTCCGCGACGGCCGAGAGCGGCGTCGTTCGGTGTCTCGCTGAGGCACCGAACGACGTGAGCGTCCGAAGCGTTGTCGAGGAGTTTCAGACGACGTATTCGGGTGCCGAACTCGTGAGCAAGCAGGAGGTAAACAGACCTGTCCACACGACCCAAGAGTTCCGCCAGACGCTCGCCGAGAAGTTGACCGAGAAACAGCGGACCGCGTTGCAGGCGGCCTACTTCGCGGGCTACTACGAGTACCCCCGCGAGAGTACCGGCGAGGAAGTCGCGGAGTCGCTCGGCATCTCGTCGCCGACGCTCCACCAGCACCTACAGGCCGCCCAGCGGAAACTCGTCGGCACCTTCCTCGACCTCCAAACGTCGGGTGAGTGA
- a CDS encoding DUF7344 domain-containing protein, with translation MDNDTIRSGIEGDHALRNGRAVTTPSFDELFDLLAESRRRYALYTLIGTEDGLAEVDQLADNVVMWEGRTADEPITDSLRATIAEELRETHLPRLAEADIVEYDDRSDVVRYWRQPTLEEYLEHTHYKEFSGE, from the coding sequence ATGGACAACGACACTATTCGCTCGGGTATCGAGGGCGACCATGCCCTCCGAAACGGTCGCGCAGTTACGACGCCCTCGTTCGACGAGCTCTTCGACCTCCTCGCGGAGAGCCGCCGCCGATACGCGTTGTACACGCTCATCGGCACCGAGGATGGTCTCGCCGAGGTCGATCAGTTGGCCGACAACGTGGTCATGTGGGAAGGTCGCACGGCCGACGAGCCGATTACGGACTCGCTGAGAGCGACCATCGCCGAGGAGCTTCGAGAGACCCACCTGCCGCGTCTCGCCGAGGCCGACATCGTGGAGTACGACGACCGAAGCGACGTGGTACGCTACTGGCGACAACCCACGCTCGAAGAGTATCTCGAACACACCCACTACAAGGAATTTTCCGGCGAATGA
- the idsA3 gene encoding geranylfarnesyl diphosphate synthase, which yields MTDASAETLETQVLGAVEQRREIVNAAIEEDLPVDEPQRLYEAVRYLLDAGGKRLRPTVLLLVAEALADRDADPAGIDYRDFPDRQGNSVDVMAAAVAIEVIQSFTLIHDDIMDDDDLRRGVPAVHREYDTETAILAGDTLYSKAFEILVEADADPARVVEATDVLATTCTNICEGQAHDIAFEERPNVVPDEYLEMIKDKTAVLYGAAATIPAILLGADDETVEELYQYGIDVGRAFQIQDDVLDLTVPSEKLGKQRGSDLVENKQTIITLHAREQGVDVDSLVETDDVESVTETEIDEAVARLEDAGSIDYAKEKAQELVTRGKDRLSVLPENESRELLEGIADYLIERGY from the coding sequence ATGACAGACGCGAGCGCCGAGACACTGGAAACGCAGGTGCTGGGAGCGGTCGAACAGCGACGCGAAATCGTCAACGCCGCCATCGAGGAGGACCTGCCGGTTGACGAACCACAGCGCCTCTACGAGGCGGTTCGGTACCTGCTCGACGCGGGCGGCAAGCGCCTGCGGCCGACCGTACTGTTGCTCGTCGCCGAGGCGCTCGCGGACCGCGACGCCGACCCCGCAGGCATCGACTATCGGGACTTCCCCGACCGACAGGGCAACAGCGTGGACGTGATGGCCGCCGCGGTCGCTATCGAGGTTATCCAGTCGTTCACGCTCATCCACGACGACATCATGGACGACGACGACCTGCGCCGGGGCGTCCCCGCAGTCCACCGCGAATACGACACCGAGACCGCGATTCTCGCGGGCGATACGCTCTACTCGAAGGCGTTCGAGATTCTGGTAGAGGCCGACGCCGACCCCGCGCGCGTCGTGGAGGCGACCGACGTGTTGGCGACGACCTGTACCAACATCTGCGAGGGCCAAGCCCACGACATCGCCTTCGAGGAGCGCCCGAACGTCGTTCCCGACGAGTATCTAGAGATGATAAAGGACAAGACCGCCGTCCTCTACGGCGCGGCGGCGACCATCCCGGCCATCTTGCTCGGCGCGGACGACGAGACCGTCGAGGAACTGTACCAGTACGGCATCGACGTGGGCCGAGCGTTCCAGATTCAGGACGACGTGCTCGACCTGACGGTGCCGAGCGAGAAACTCGGCAAACAGCGCGGGAGCGACCTCGTGGAGAACAAACAGACCATCATCACGCTCCACGCCCGCGAGCAGGGCGTCGATGTGGACTCGCTGGTCGAGACCGATGACGTGGAGTCGGTCACAGAGACCGAAATCGACGAGGCGGTCGCCCGACTCGAAGACGCCGGAAGTATCGATTACGCCAAGGAGAAAGCCCAAGAGTTGGTGACTCGCGGCAAGGACCGACTGTCGGTCCTGCCGGAGAACGAGTCGCGCGAACTGCTCGAAGGCATCGCGGACTACCTCATCGAACGGGGTTACTGA
- a CDS encoding ribonuclease J gives MEIEIATIGGYEEVGRQCTAVRAGDDVVIFDMGLNLSKVLLHDNVETEKLHSLDLIDMGAIPDDRVMSDLEGDVQAIVPTHGHLDHIGAISKLAHRYNAPIVSAPYTIELVKQQIQGEEKFGVENDLVKMEAGETMSIGDSGQVELEFVNVTHSIIDAINPVLHTPEGAVVYGLDKRMDHTPVLGDPIDMKRFREIGREGEGVLAYIEDCTNAGRKGRTPSESVARRHLKDVMTSVEDYDGGIVATTFSSHIARVKSLVEFAQDIGREPVLLGRSMEKYSGTAERLDFVDFPEDMGMFGHRKSVDRTFKRIMKEGKENYLPIVTGHQGEPRAMLTRMGRGETPYELENGDKVIFSARVIPEPTNEGQRYQSERLLKMQGARIYDDIHVSGHLREEGHYEMIDALQPQNIIPAHQDMKGFAPYVSLCESQGYKMGRDLHVTSNGNIIQLAE, from the coding sequence ATGGAAATCGAAATTGCAACCATCGGCGGTTACGAAGAAGTCGGACGGCAGTGTACTGCCGTTCGCGCAGGCGACGACGTTGTCATCTTCGACATGGGGCTGAACCTCTCGAAGGTGCTGCTCCACGACAACGTCGAGACGGAGAAACTACACAGTCTCGACCTCATCGACATGGGGGCGATTCCGGACGACCGCGTCATGTCGGACCTCGAAGGCGACGTGCAGGCCATCGTGCCGACCCACGGTCACCTCGACCACATCGGCGCAATCAGTAAGTTGGCCCACCGATACAACGCGCCAATCGTCTCCGCGCCCTACACCATCGAACTGGTCAAACAGCAGATTCAGGGCGAGGAGAAGTTCGGCGTCGAGAACGACCTAGTGAAGATGGAGGCCGGAGAGACCATGTCCATCGGCGACTCCGGACAAGTCGAGTTGGAGTTCGTCAACGTGACTCACTCCATCATCGACGCTATCAATCCGGTCCTCCACACGCCGGAGGGCGCAGTCGTCTACGGTCTCGACAAGCGCATGGACCACACGCCGGTTCTGGGCGACCCCATCGACATGAAGCGCTTCCGCGAAATCGGCCGCGAGGGCGAGGGCGTGCTGGCCTACATCGAGGACTGTACCAACGCGGGCCGGAAGGGGCGAACGCCGAGCGAGTCGGTCGCTCGACGCCACCTCAAGGACGTGATGACCTCCGTCGAGGACTACGACGGCGGCATCGTGGCGACAACGTTCTCCAGCCACATCGCCCGCGTCAAGAGCCTCGTGGAGTTCGCCCAAGATATCGGCCGCGAGCCGGTACTGCTCGGGCGCTCGATGGAGAAGTATTCGGGCACCGCCGAGCGACTCGACTTCGTGGACTTCCCCGAAGATATGGGGATGTTCGGCCACCGCAAGTCCGTGGACCGAACGTTCAAGCGAATTATGAAGGAGGGCAAGGAGAACTACCTCCCCATCGTCACCGGCCATCAGGGCGAACCGCGCGCGATGCTGACCCGGATGGGCCGCGGCGAGACGCCCTACGAACTGGAGAACGGCGACAAGGTCATCTTCTCGGCCCGCGTGATTCCGGAACCGACCAACGAGGGCCAGCGCTACCAGTCCGAGCGCCTCCTGAAGATGCAGGGCGCGCGCATCTACGACGACATCCACGTCTCGGGCCACCTCCGCGAGGAGGGCCACTACGAGATGATAGACGCGCTTCAGCCCCAGAACATCATCCCGGCCCACCAAGACATGAAAGGGTTCGCACCCTACGTGAGCCTCTGCGAGAGTCAGGGCTACAAGATGGGCCGCGACCTCCACGTAACGAGCAACGGCAACATCATCCAACTCGCCGAATAA
- a CDS encoding DsbA family protein: MTLEGDRRSSRRRLLAVGGASAVCSLAGCIGGLSDPGDAPAGSTETSSGTPTTTALGDHPAAAGFADQTRFGPSPGEAAGTVVAFEDPSCTRCAAFERDTVPKIRERLGDRVTFVLRSYPVVYPWGEPATQAIESAFAHEMEALNPERDVPADASTAARPGFRQGSEATWALVGHYFEKQEQFDTSNVFERTRTFLADETDLNAEAVVADAEEKAHDDAVQADLAAGKEAGVGQTTPTVFLFRGDEFRTSARGSISFQVVKAALGV; encoded by the coding sequence ATGACGCTTGAAGGAGATCGACGGTCGAGTCGTCGGCGGCTGCTCGCCGTCGGCGGCGCGAGCGCAGTCTGTTCGCTGGCGGGGTGCATCGGCGGTCTGTCCGACCCCGGTGACGCTCCCGCCGGATCGACCGAGACGAGTTCCGGAACGCCGACCACTACCGCGCTCGGCGACCACCCCGCCGCGGCGGGGTTCGCCGACCAGACCCGGTTCGGACCGTCGCCCGGCGAGGCCGCAGGCACCGTCGTCGCTTTCGAGGACCCCTCCTGCACGCGATGCGCGGCCTTCGAGCGGGACACCGTACCGAAGATACGCGAGCGACTCGGCGACCGCGTCACGTTCGTCCTCCGGAGCTACCCCGTAGTCTACCCGTGGGGCGAGCCCGCGACGCAGGCCATCGAGTCGGCGTTCGCCCACGAGATGGAGGCGCTGAACCCCGAGCGCGACGTGCCCGCCGACGCCTCGACCGCCGCACGACCGGGCTTCCGGCAGGGGTCGGAAGCGACGTGGGCGCTCGTCGGCCACTACTTCGAGAAGCAGGAGCAGTTCGATACGAGCAACGTCTTCGAGCGAACCAGAACCTTCCTCGCCGACGAAACCGACCTCAACGCGGAGGCGGTCGTCGCCGACGCCGAGGAGAAGGCTCACGACGACGCGGTGCAGGCCGACCTCGCGGCCGGGAAGGAGGCGGGCGTCGGTCAGACGACTCCGACCGTATTCCTGTTCCGGGGCGACGAATTCCGGACGAGCGCGAGGGGAAGCATCAGCTTTCAGGTCGTGAAGGCCGCGCTCGGGGTGTGA
- a CDS encoding TIGR03557 family F420-dependent LLM class oxidoreductase, with protein MVEFGYTLSSEEHAPTDLVTHAVRAEEVGFDFVSISDHFHPWIRQQGHAPFAWSTLGGVAAATDDVDVGVGVTCPIVRVHPAILAQASATVASMFETSDQQFYFGVGTGENLNEHVLGDHWPPHHVRLDMLEEAIDVIRKLWTGEMVNHHGDHYTVENAKLFTLPEETPPICVSAYGEQTARKAAELGDGFWSVGPQDVVERFEREGGDGPKFSQLTVCYADSEDEAVDIAHEHWPNSLLPGQLATELATPKFFEQACQMVEKADVRETDSIVTDPDPQAHVESVQEFVDAGYDHVYVHQIGPEQEKLFDLYEDEILPKFQ; from the coding sequence ATGGTCGAGTTCGGTTACACGCTCTCCAGCGAGGAACACGCTCCGACCGACCTCGTGACCCACGCGGTCCGTGCCGAGGAGGTCGGGTTCGACTTCGTCTCGATTTCGGACCACTTCCACCCGTGGATTCGCCAGCAGGGCCACGCACCGTTCGCTTGGTCCACGCTCGGCGGGGTCGCCGCGGCGACCGACGACGTAGACGTTGGCGTCGGCGTGACCTGTCCCATCGTTCGCGTCCACCCGGCCATCCTCGCGCAGGCGTCCGCGACAGTAGCCTCGATGTTCGAGACCTCCGACCAGCAGTTCTACTTCGGCGTCGGCACGGGCGAGAACCTGAACGAACACGTCCTCGGGGACCACTGGCCGCCCCACCACGTCCGCCTCGACATGCTCGAAGAGGCAATCGACGTGATTCGAAAACTCTGGACCGGCGAGATGGTCAACCATCACGGCGACCACTACACCGTCGAGAACGCGAAACTGTTTACGCTCCCCGAGGAGACGCCGCCGATTTGCGTCTCGGCCTACGGCGAGCAGACGGCGAGGAAGGCCGCGGAACTCGGCGACGGGTTCTGGTCGGTCGGCCCGCAGGACGTGGTCGAGAGGTTCGAACGGGAGGGCGGCGACGGACCGAAGTTCAGTCAACTGACGGTCTGCTACGCCGACAGCGAGGACGAGGCGGTCGATATCGCTCACGAACACTGGCCCAACAGCCTCCTGCCGGGGCAACTCGCCACGGAACTCGCCACGCCGAAATTCTTCGAGCAGGCCTGCCAGATGGTCGAGAAAGCGGACGTGCGCGAGACCGACAGCATCGTGACCGACCCCGACCCGCAGGCCCACGTCGAGAGCGTGCAGGAGTTCGTGGACGCGGGATACGACCACGTGTACGTCCACCAAATCGGCCCGGAGCAAGAGAAGCTCTTTGACCTCTACGAGGACGAGATTCTGCCGAAGTTCCAATAG